The region ACAGATCGGGCTGAAGCCCTTGAACTGGCCGGCCGTGGGCTGGGTGATGACCACGCCCTCGGCGGCGAGGATCTTGCCGCCACCGACCGGGATGTCGGCGGTGGTGGCCAGCGACTGGGCGCCCTGCCGGTCGCCGCCACCGGCGTCGCCGGTGCTGGGGACGGCCGGGCCGCCACTGGCGGGGGCACCGCTGCCGCTACCGTCGTCGCTGCCGCAGGCAGCCAGGACGACGGCCGCGCCGACCGCCCCGACTCCGGTGAGCAGGGTGCGACGCGTCTGCGTACCCGGACCGGTCAGCGCCTGATCGTCACTCATGCCTCGCCTCTCTCTAGCCCGCTGCGGCGGCGAAAGCCGGCCACACTTCTCCACACGGGCAACTGTGCCGGATGGTTCATCCGGGCATCTCTCCGACCCAGGAAACCGGGTATCTGTCCGAACCCAGGAAACAGGACGGGGCGGGCTCCGGACCGCCCCGTCCGCGCCACGATCGACACGCACGAACCTGACCGGACCCGCCCCGCGAAGCCCGCCGCAGGCGGACCCGTCCTCGCGGATGCCAGGTCAGCGCGCGCCGGCGGGCACCTTTCGGCTGGCCCGCGCCTTGGTCGTGCCGTTGGCCTTGGCGGCACGGGTGGTGGCGGCGGCCGCGCCCTTGGCCTTGCCGTCGAGCTTGAGCACCTGGCGCAGGAACTCGCCGGTGTGGCTCTCGGCCACCTCGGCGACTTCCTCGGGGGTGCCGGTGGCGAGCACGGTGCCGCCGCGGTGGCCGCCCTCCGGGCCCATGTCGATCAACCAGTCGGCCGTCTTGATCACGTCGAGGTTGTGCTCGATGGTGATCACCGTGTTGC is a window of Micromonospora sp. WMMD961 DNA encoding:
- a CDS encoding Rieske (2Fe-2S) protein; amino-acid sequence: MSDDQALTGPGTQTRRTLLTGVGAVGAAVVLAACGSDDGSGSGAPASGGPAVPSTGDAGGGDRQGAQSLATTADIPVGGGKILAAEGVVITQPTAGQFKGFSPICTHQNCPVSNVDGGTINCTCHGSKFSIEDGSVKAGPATKPLPPKDIKVTGDQISLA